In a single window of the Pseudogemmatithrix spongiicola genome:
- a CDS encoding alpha-ketoacid dehydrogenase subunit beta, with product MAEITYLEAIREALDEEMARDHNVFLLGEDIGAFGGAFKVTEGLMKKYGEQRVIDSPISEIGIVGAAAGAAHMGMRPVVEMQFIDFIANAYDMLTNYVATARYRAFLPTPMVVRGPSGGYVRGGPFHSQNPEAGFIHTPGLKVVYPATAEDAKGLMKAAIRDDDCVLFFEHKYLYRRIKGVMPAGDHVVPIGKARTAREGRDVSIITYAATVHKSLEAAEKLAAEGIDVEVIDLRSLAPLDDEAIFNTVRKTNRVLIVHEDTRTGGIAGEITARINESCFAYLDAPVLRVTAHDIPLPYAPQLEDFVLPQVDDIVTAVRRLVGW from the coding sequence ATGGCCGAGATCACGTATCTCGAGGCCATCCGCGAGGCCCTCGACGAAGAGATGGCGCGGGACCACAACGTCTTCCTGCTGGGCGAGGACATCGGCGCCTTCGGCGGCGCGTTCAAGGTCACCGAAGGCCTGATGAAAAAGTACGGCGAGCAGCGCGTGATCGACTCGCCGATCAGCGAGATCGGCATCGTCGGCGCGGCCGCGGGCGCGGCCCACATGGGCATGCGGCCGGTGGTGGAGATGCAGTTCATCGACTTCATCGCCAATGCCTACGACATGCTCACCAACTACGTCGCGACGGCACGCTACCGCGCGTTCTTGCCGACGCCGATGGTCGTGCGTGGACCCTCGGGCGGCTACGTGCGCGGCGGTCCGTTCCACTCGCAGAATCCCGAGGCGGGCTTCATCCACACGCCCGGCCTCAAGGTGGTGTATCCGGCCACGGCCGAGGATGCGAAGGGGCTGATGAAGGCCGCCATCCGCGACGACGACTGCGTGCTCTTCTTCGAGCACAAGTATCTGTATCGTCGCATCAAGGGCGTGATGCCGGCCGGCGACCACGTGGTGCCGATCGGCAAGGCGCGCACGGCTCGCGAGGGCCGTGACGTCTCGATCATCACCTACGCGGCGACGGTGCATAAGTCGCTCGAGGCGGCGGAGAAGTTGGCCGCGGAGGGCATCGACGTCGAAGTGATCGACCTGCGCTCGCTCGCGCCGCTGGACGACGAGGCGATCTTCAACACGGTGCGCAAGACGAACCGCGTGCTCATCGTGCACGAGGACACGCGCACGGGCGGCATCGCCGGCGAGATCACGGCGCGCATCAACGAGAGCTGCTTTGCGTACCTCGATGCACCGGTGCTGCGCGTGACAGCGCATGACATCCCGCTGCCGTACGCGCCGCAGCTCGAGGACTTCGTGCTGCCGCAGGTCGATGACATCGTGACCGCGGTGCGCCGCTTGGTGGGCTGGTGA